The proteins below are encoded in one region of Methanofollis aquaemaris:
- a CDS encoding metallophosphoesterase: MRPRFLPDLPALLVEGRRRVLVVADLHFGIESGLARAGVHVQSRSRARAARLIAAIEETSPDLVLLLGDVKHSVPLTSRQEFAELPKVFEAVRALAPLRVVPGNHDGGIARFLEEDELLPADGTVVDGVGYLHGHSHPAPALRGGLVVAGHLHPAVTLCDEVGCSLRAEPAYLYTPLTGEYEGTRLLAVPASCEFAGGVDVLDLPESGLGPLARCIDEEHAEVWLRDGTYIGTFGEIREQRRA, translated from the coding sequence ATGCGGCCGCGTTTTCTCCCCGACCTCCCGGCCCTCCTCGTCGAGGGGCGCCGGCGGGTGCTCGTCGTCGCCGACCTCCATTTCGGGATCGAGTCGGGGCTTGCGAGGGCGGGCGTGCATGTGCAGAGCAGGAGCCGCGCGCGGGCCGCGAGACTCATCGCCGCCATCGAGGAAACGAGCCCCGACCTCGTGCTCCTCCTCGGCGACGTGAAACATTCGGTCCCGCTGACGAGCAGGCAGGAGTTCGCCGAACTCCCGAAAGTCTTCGAGGCGGTGCGGGCGCTGGCCCCGCTCAGGGTCGTGCCCGGCAACCATGACGGCGGGATCGCCAGGTTCCTGGAGGAGGACGAACTCCTCCCCGCGGACGGGACGGTCGTCGACGGGGTCGGGTATCTCCACGGCCACAGCCACCCGGCGCCCGCCCTCCGCGGTGGTCTGGTGGTGGCCGGCCACCTCCACCCGGCGGTGACGCTCTGCGACGAGGTGGGGTGTTCGCTGCGGGCCGAACCGGCCTACCTGTACACCCCGCTCACCGGCGAGTACGAGGGGACGCGTCTCCTCGCGGTCCCGGCGTCCTGCGAGTTTGCGGGAGGCGTGGACGTCCTCGACCTCCCGGAGAGCGGGCTCGGCCCGCTGGCGCGGTGCATCGATGAAGAACATGCCGAGGTATGGTTGCGTGACGGGACATATATCGGAACTTTCGGGGAGATCAGAGAACAGCGCCGTGCTTGA
- a CDS encoding replication factor C small subunit: protein MEGNSTIWIEKYRPHTLADMVGQTEIVERLKSYVRSGDLPHLLFTGTAGVGKTTAAVALAKEFFGETWQMNFRELNASDERGIDVVRNQIKQFARTSPLGGATFKILFLDEADALTNDAQAALRRTMENYAMTCRFILSCNYSSKIIDPIQSRCAIYRFKPLDESAIAEQVRRVAETEGITISDPAILAIADIAEGDMRKALNALQGAAILSKEIDETMIYETTSTARPEEIAELLDFSMAGDFAGAQGALRYLMRDRGIAPNELINQCFRTVVRSEISTALKVAYIDHLGEADFRISEGADAEIQMEALIALFVLSAQKQA, encoded by the coding sequence ATGGAGGGCAACAGCACCATCTGGATCGAGAAGTACCGTCCACACACCCTCGCAGATATGGTGGGCCAGACGGAGATTGTCGAGCGGCTCAAGTCATATGTCCGGAGCGGCGACCTCCCCCACCTGCTCTTCACCGGCACGGCCGGGGTCGGCAAGACCACCGCGGCGGTGGCCCTCGCAAAGGAGTTCTTCGGCGAGACCTGGCAGATGAACTTCCGGGAGTTGAACGCCTCCGACGAACGGGGGATCGACGTCGTGCGCAACCAGATCAAACAGTTTGCCCGGACCTCACCCCTCGGCGGCGCGACCTTCAAGATCCTCTTCCTGGACGAGGCCGACGCCCTCACCAACGACGCTCAGGCGGCGCTGCGGCGGACGATGGAGAACTACGCGATGACCTGCCGGTTCATCCTCTCCTGCAACTATTCCTCCAAGATCATCGACCCCATCCAGAGCAGGTGCGCCATCTACCGGTTCAAACCCCTCGACGAAAGCGCGATCGCCGAGCAGGTGCGGCGGGTTGCGGAGACCGAGGGGATCACGATCTCGGATCCGGCCATCCTCGCGATCGCCGACATCGCCGAGGGCGACATGAGAAAGGCGCTCAACGCCCTCCAGGGCGCGGCGATCCTCTCCAAAGAAATCGACGAGACGATGATCTACGAGACCACCTCCACCGCCCGCCCGGAAGAGATCGCAGAACTCCTCGATTTCTCGATGGCAGGCGACTTTGCAGGGGCACAGGGCGCGCTCAGGTACCTGATGCGCGACCGCGGGATCGCACCCAACGAACTGATCAACCAGTGCTTCAGGACCGTCGTCAGGAGCGAGATCTCGACCGCCCTCAAGGTCGCCTACATCGACCACCTCGGCGAGGCCGACTTCAGGATCTCCGAAGGGGCCGACGCTGAGATCCAGATGGAAGCCCTCATCGCCCTTTTCGTCCTCTCTGCGCAGAAACAGGCGTAG
- a CDS encoding minichromosome maintenance protein MCM has translation MAARENADVTDVVADWEKFLKRQYNKKERVELAKEFPHKRSLYIDYRNLEAFGRRGLTLADQLVEKPEKVMADVKDALVRLGIITEKDRRRVHIRFTNLTRKTKIRDIRSNQINTFVAVEGILRKTTEVRPRITAAVFKCLECGTITPPYPQSYGKYQEPFRVCAQCQKKTPLELVPEHSTFVDAQKLRIQESPEGLRGGEQPQTIDVDVTDDLTGSSAPGDRVVINGILRSFQRVNGGTKSTLFDIYVECNAIEVAEKEFEEVNISEEDEAAIQELSHDEKIYSKIARSIAPTIYGNTDVKEAVALQLFGGIPKEMPDGSRLRGDIHMLLVGDPGIAKSQLLRYIVQLSPRGIYTSGKSSTSAGLTATAVKDEFGDGRWTLEAGALVLADMGMAAVDELDKMDKEDRSALHEAMEQQTVSIAKAGITATLKSRCALLGAANPKMGRFDEYAPIAEQINMPPSLLSRFDLIFIMTDKPDSARDMAIAEHILKSHSVGELIEKKKRMPVEGVDDAYIEQQLKPVTPDIDPLLFRKYIAYAKRTCFPTIVPEARDALRDYYLKLRDLADTNKPVPVTARQLEALVRLGEASARIRLSQTVDLGDAERVIKIVDTCLRQVAYDAESGTFDIDKWTTGISKQQRDIVRTVKEVIRDVGGEDGSANLEQVIEEMLKQGFTKEKIEAAVKMLRNQGEVVETRPGIVRLLERDY, from the coding sequence ATGGCAGCAAGAGAGAATGCAGACGTGACCGACGTTGTCGCCGACTGGGAGAAGTTCCTCAAGCGACAGTACAACAAGAAAGAGCGGGTCGAACTCGCCAAGGAGTTCCCGCACAAGCGGTCTCTCTACATCGACTACCGGAACCTCGAGGCCTTCGGGCGACGAGGACTGACCCTCGCCGACCAGCTCGTCGAGAAGCCCGAGAAGGTGATGGCCGACGTCAAGGACGCCCTGGTCCGTCTCGGGATCATCACGGAGAAAGACCGCAGACGAGTCCATATCAGGTTCACCAACCTGACCAGGAAGACGAAGATCCGGGACATCAGGTCCAACCAGATCAACACCTTCGTCGCCGTCGAGGGGATCCTCAGGAAGACCACCGAGGTCAGGCCCAGGATCACCGCCGCGGTCTTCAAGTGTCTGGAGTGCGGGACGATCACTCCGCCATATCCGCAGAGTTATGGGAAATACCAGGAACCCTTCCGGGTGTGTGCGCAGTGCCAGAAGAAGACGCCGCTCGAACTCGTCCCCGAACACTCCACCTTCGTCGACGCCCAGAAACTGCGGATCCAGGAGTCGCCCGAAGGACTGCGGGGCGGCGAACAGCCCCAGACCATCGACGTCGACGTCACCGACGACCTCACCGGTTCGTCGGCCCCCGGCGACCGCGTGGTGATCAACGGGATCCTCCGTTCGTTCCAGCGGGTGAACGGCGGGACCAAGTCCACGCTCTTCGACATCTATGTCGAGTGCAACGCCATCGAGGTGGCCGAGAAAGAGTTCGAGGAGGTGAACATCTCCGAGGAGGACGAGGCGGCGATCCAGGAACTCTCCCATGACGAAAAGATCTACTCCAAGATCGCCCGGTCCATCGCCCCGACGATCTACGGCAACACCGATGTGAAGGAGGCGGTGGCCCTCCAACTCTTCGGCGGGATCCCGAAAGAGATGCCCGACGGTTCGCGCCTGAGAGGCGACATCCACATGCTTCTGGTCGGCGATCCGGGTATCGCAAAGTCTCAACTTCTCCGCTATATCGTGCAGCTCTCCCCCCGCGGGATCTATACCTCGGGCAAGTCCTCCACCTCGGCCGGGTTGACCGCGACGGCGGTGAAGGACGAGTTCGGCGACGGGCGCTGGACCCTGGAGGCCGGTGCCCTCGTCCTCGCCGACATGGGTATGGCGGCCGTCGATGAACTGGACAAGATGGACAAAGAGGACCGGAGCGCCCTGCACGAGGCGATGGAACAGCAGACGGTGTCCATCGCCAAGGCAGGGATCACCGCCACGCTGAAGTCGCGCTGCGCCCTCCTCGGTGCGGCCAACCCGAAGATGGGCCGTTTCGACGAGTACGCACCCATCGCCGAGCAGATCAACATGCCTCCGTCCCTCCTCTCGCGTTTCGACCTCATCTTCATCATGACCGACAAACCCGACTCGGCGCGGGACATGGCCATCGCCGAGCACATCCTCAAGTCCCACTCGGTCGGCGAACTGATCGAGAAGAAGAAGCGGATGCCGGTCGAGGGCGTGGACGACGCATACATCGAGCAGCAACTCAAACCGGTCACTCCCGACATCGACCCGCTCCTCTTCAGGAAGTACATCGCGTATGCCAAGCGGACCTGTTTCCCGACGATCGTCCCCGAGGCGCGAGACGCCCTGCGAGACTACTATCTCAAACTCAGGGATCTCGCCGACACCAACAAACCGGTGCCGGTGACGGCGCGACAGCTCGAAGCCCTGGTCCGTCTGGGCGAGGCAAGTGCGCGGATCCGGCTCTCCCAGACGGTCGATCTTGGTGATGCCGAGCGTGTGATCAAGATCGTCGACACCTGCCTGCGGCAGGTGGCCTACGACGCCGAGTCGGGCACCTTTGATATCGACAAGTGGACGACCGGGATCTCGAAGCAGCAGCGCGACATTGTGCGGACCGTGAAGGAAGTGATCAGAGATGTCGGCGGCGAGGACGGGTCGGCGAACCTCGAACAGGTGATCGAGGAGATGCTCAAACAGGGCTTTACGAAGGAGAAGATCGAGGCGGCGGTCAAGATGCTCAGGAACCAGGGCGAGGTGGTCGAGACGCGGCCGGGGATCGTGCGGTTGCTGGAGCGTGACTACTGA
- a CDS encoding minichromosome maintenance protein MCM, translating into MADEITDVVGEWVAFLSRYCKREVAEVEREFPFKRSLYIDYQTLQASGASGLRLADEVIEKPGKAIGDIRDALRQMTVIDEEKIRKVNIRFHHIERVTGIRDIRAYHIARFVSVQGIIRKTTDVRPRIIEAFFQCPGCGTETRIRQGLGQFEEPDECSNPECKRKKLKLVPTRSRFVDSQKVRVQESPEGLRGGERPQTLDVEVADDLTGSVAPGDRVVFNGILRSKQRVNYGTKSTLFDLYLECSSVEAPEKEFEEVNISEEDEAEIRSLSEDPELYRKITASIAPSIYGNTEVKEAIALQLFGGVAKDLPDGSRLRGDIHMLLVGDPGIAKSQMLRYVVKLSPRGIYTSGKSSTSAGLTATAVKDDFGDGSWTLEAGALVLADMGVAAVDEMDKMAKEDRSALHEAMEQQTISVAKAGITATLRSRCALLGAANPKLGRFDAYAPIAEQINMPPSLLSRFDLIFILTDKPDEKRDSAIANHIVSAHRVGELIMQQQTGPVSPDHADLLAAESVTVDPPIPPEVLRKYVAYSKRHITPLITDEAKEILIAYYLKLRHLADENKPVPVTARQLEALVRLGEASARIRLSRTVEPADAERVVKIVDLCLRQVAYDAETGTLDIDKWASGITKKKRDLIRTIKDTIKELSGEDGTARTAEVIEALASEGFDREEVEEQLEKMFRFGQAMQPRRGIVRLI; encoded by the coding sequence ATGGCCGACGAGATCACCGACGTGGTCGGGGAGTGGGTGGCCTTCCTCTCCAGGTACTGCAAGCGGGAGGTCGCCGAGGTCGAACGGGAGTTCCCGTTCAAGCGCTCGCTGTACATCGACTACCAGACCCTGCAGGCCTCGGGCGCCTCCGGACTGCGTCTGGCCGACGAGGTGATCGAGAAGCCGGGCAAGGCGATCGGGGATATCCGCGACGCCCTGCGCCAGATGACCGTCATCGATGAGGAGAAGATCAGGAAGGTCAACATCCGCTTCCACCACATCGAGCGGGTCACCGGGATCAGGGACATCAGGGCCTATCATATCGCCCGCTTCGTCTCGGTCCAGGGGATCATCAGGAAGACCACCGATGTCCGCCCCAGGATCATCGAGGCCTTCTTCCAGTGTCCGGGGTGCGGGACCGAGACGAGGATACGGCAGGGTCTCGGGCAGTTCGAGGAGCCCGACGAGTGCTCGAACCCCGAGTGCAAACGCAAAAAACTGAAGCTCGTCCCGACGCGGTCGCGTTTCGTCGACTCGCAGAAGGTGCGGGTCCAGGAGTCACCCGAAGGCTTGCGGGGCGGCGAGCGGCCGCAGACCCTCGACGTGGAGGTGGCCGACGATCTCACCGGTTCGGTCGCCCCCGGCGACCGGGTGGTCTTCAACGGGATCCTCCGCTCGAAACAGCGGGTGAACTATGGGACGAAGTCCACGCTCTTCGACCTCTACCTGGAATGTTCCTCAGTGGAGGCGCCTGAGAAGGAGTTCGAGGAGGTGAACATCTCAGAGGAGGACGAGGCTGAGATCAGATCGCTCTCCGAAGACCCAGAATTGTACCGGAAGATCACCGCCTCGATCGCCCCCTCCATCTACGGGAACACCGAGGTGAAGGAGGCGATCGCCCTCCAGCTCTTCGGTGGGGTGGCCAAGGATCTGCCAGACGGTTCGCGCCTGCGCGGCGACATCCACATGCTCCTGGTCGGCGACCCGGGCATCGCCAAGTCCCAGATGCTCAGGTATGTCGTCAAACTCTCGCCGCGGGGGATCTATACCTCGGGCAAGTCCTCCACCTCGGCAGGGCTGACGGCGACCGCGGTGAAGGACGACTTCGGGGACGGCAGTTGGACCCTTGAGGCGGGTGCCCTCGTCCTTGCCGACATGGGCGTCGCAGCCGTCGACGAGATGGACAAGATGGCGAAGGAGGACCGCAGCGCCCTCCACGAGGCGATGGAGCAGCAGACGATCTCGGTGGCCAAGGCCGGGATCACGGCGACGCTCCGCTCGCGCTGCGCCCTCCTCGGCGCGGCCAACCCCAAACTCGGGCGGTTCGATGCCTACGCACCCATCGCCGAACAGATCAATATGCCCCCCTCGCTCCTCTCCAGGTTCGACCTCATCTTCATCCTGACCGACAAACCTGACGAGAAGCGGGACTCGGCGATCGCCAACCACATCGTCTCTGCCCACCGGGTGGGCGAGTTGATCATGCAGCAGCAGACCGGCCCGGTCTCCCCGGACCACGCCGACCTCCTGGCCGCGGAGAGCGTCACCGTCGACCCGCCCATCCCGCCCGAGGTGCTCCGCAAGTATGTCGCCTACTCGAAACGGCATATCACGCCCCTCATCACCGACGAGGCAAAGGAGATCCTCATCGCCTACTATCTCAAACTCCGTCACCTGGCCGACGAGAACAAACCGGTGCCGGTGACGGCGCGACAACTCGAAGCCCTCGTCCGCCTCGGCGAGGCGAGCGCACGCATCCGGCTCTCACGCACCGTCGAGCCCGCGGACGCCGAGCGGGTCGTCAAGATCGTCGACCTCTGTCTCCGGCAGGTCGCCTATGACGCCGAGACCGGCACCCTGGACATCGACAAGTGGGCGAGCGGGATCACCAAGAAGAAACGCGATCTCATCCGCACGATCAAAGACACGATCAAAGAACTCAGCGGCGAGGACGGCACGGCCAGGACCGCCGAGGTGATCGAGGCGCTGGCCAGCGAGGGCTTCGACCGCGAGGAGGTCGAGGAGCAACTGGAGAAGATGTTCCGCTTCGGTCAGGCGATGCAGCCGAGGCGGGGGATTGTACGGTTGATCTGA
- a CDS encoding immunoglobulin-like domain-containing protein, translated as MNRRTRMWSFSIFMILLLVSMVTGASADSLSESPDDKQIFEEKALKVVSERGAIPIEQLEIRHSTVAQSPLTGEKIYSFKMRDTQSGTYYSISLDENLNAVDLDRVAETDHAEDLDRYGKFSPDLYKKFLTADPDENISVWIWMTEPENMLEIERDTSDEREKELRASRIEMYLSHEKPVIDRLRAEGIEITYASKLSPSIFADLPPDMILELSTRPDIISIAPSGSGEVEREAEEPAVNAPDVRSRGWCSNTTSRFDVDDHAIWPAGLHALINRIRAVQTGFSPPENLSATPPLPLETPPSPTPTLHDDRGVRVFTDHESYYIGGIVTFGIENNGHKNIEFLYGAPAGAQIKQNGTWISFRAFGVNMGPTENIWSVHPGETKTFMWDTSKGCRIADKKMTTPPPGQYRIVFHGGFASDEFTLMERPEGEPEMYNISTFSDGSHLEIVTDETSYSAGDVVTFQVINNGAEESRFPSNTPLEIQTKKNGNWAPADILPCTDYHIMAKGWNLQPGEKKTYWWDTGGTKCESRLEENMTTPPGIYRIVLRFGTYKGPIEFVSGEFTIQEEIRTGDL; from the coding sequence ATGAACAGAAGGACCAGGATGTGGTCATTCTCCATATTCATGATACTGTTGCTGGTGAGTATGGTGACAGGAGCAAGTGCAGATTCTCTTTCAGAATCTCCAGACGACAAACAGATTTTTGAAGAAAAAGCCCTCAAAGTGGTTTCTGAAAGGGGTGCTATTCCCATAGAACAACTGGAGATCCGTCATTCGACGGTAGCGCAGTCTCCTCTCACCGGTGAAAAAATCTACTCATTTAAGATGAGGGATACGCAGTCCGGGACGTATTATTCAATCAGTCTGGACGAGAATCTGAATGCCGTGGATCTCGATCGGGTTGCAGAAACCGATCATGCAGAGGATCTGGATCGATATGGAAAGTTCTCTCCGGATCTATACAAAAAATTCCTGACAGCAGACCCGGATGAGAATATATCCGTATGGATCTGGATGACCGAACCGGAGAACATGCTTGAGATCGAAAGAGACACGAGCGACGAAAGAGAAAAAGAATTGCGCGCGTCCCGAATTGAAATGTATCTCTCGCATGAAAAGCCGGTGATCGATCGTCTCAGGGCGGAGGGGATCGAGATCACCTACGCCAGCAAACTCTCTCCGTCGATCTTTGCCGACCTGCCTCCTGATATGATACTCGAACTGAGCACAAGACCTGATATCATATCGATCGCCCCCTCGGGATCGGGTGAAGTCGAAAGAGAGGCAGAGGAACCGGCGGTGAATGCACCCGATGTCAGGAGTCGAGGATGGTGCTCCAACACCACATCGAGGTTCGATGTCGACGACCATGCGATATGGCCAGCGGGGTTGCACGCCCTTATCAACCGGATCAGGGCAGTGCAAACGGGATTTTCACCGCCGGAAAACCTCTCCGCAACTCCCCCTCTCCCTCTTGAAACTCCTCCGTCCCCTACTCCCACACTCCACGACGACCGTGGCGTCAGGGTGTTCACCGATCACGAGTCGTACTATATCGGCGGCATCGTGACATTCGGGATCGAGAATAACGGACATAAAAATATCGAGTTCCTGTACGGTGCCCCCGCCGGCGCCCAGATAAAACAGAACGGCACCTGGATCAGTTTCAGGGCATTTGGCGTGAATATGGGGCCGACAGAAAATATCTGGTCTGTTCATCCCGGCGAAACGAAAACGTTCATGTGGGATACCAGTAAAGGCTGCCGGATCGCCGACAAAAAGATGACAACCCCACCCCCTGGTCAGTACAGAATCGTCTTTCACGGGGGTTTTGCATCCGATGAGTTTACCCTCATGGAGAGGCCAGAAGGCGAACCTGAGATGTACAACATATCCACCTTCTCAGACGGTTCCCACCTGGAGATCGTCACCGATGAAACATCGTACTCTGCCGGGGACGTCGTCACGTTCCAGGTCATAAACAATGGTGCTGAAGAAAGTCGTTTTCCTTCAAACACCCCTCTCGAAATCCAGACGAAGAAAAACGGCAACTGGGCCCCTGCCGATATTCTCCCCTGCACAGACTATCATATAATGGCTAAAGGATGGAATCTTCAACCAGGTGAGAAGAAAACGTACTGGTGGGACACAGGCGGCACAAAATGCGAATCCAGGTTAGAGGAGAACATGACCACACCTCCGGGGATATACCGGATTGTCCTCAGGTTCGGTACCTACAAAGGCCCCATCGAGTTCGTATCCGGGGAGTTCACCATTCAAGAGGAGATCCGAACAGGAGATCTATGA
- a CDS encoding ABC transporter ATP-binding protein — MKAPHSPPLLNFADLTVMRGDKKVLDSLSLTVGAGEHLAVLGPNGAGKSSLIRTITREYYPLMQEGRRFKILGQEVWDVSGLRSMLGIVSPDLQFTFSRKITGREVVLSGFFASVGLYHHEVTAAMEERADEVLGFLEVEHLGNRPMTEMSTGEARRFLIGRALVHDPTALILDEPTAGLDLHALHSFRSVLRKIACSGTGVILVTHNLHDIIPEISRVVMMKDGRVYGDGPKEEVLTDGVIGGLFDVPVHIREEGGWYYATGY; from the coding sequence ATGAAGGCCCCGCACTCGCCGCCGTTGCTGAACTTTGCCGACCTCACCGTGATGAGAGGGGACAAAAAAGTCCTCGACTCCCTCTCCCTCACGGTCGGTGCCGGCGAGCACCTTGCGGTCCTCGGGCCGAACGGTGCGGGGAAGTCGTCGCTGATCAGGACGATCACCCGCGAGTATTATCCGTTGATGCAGGAGGGTCGGCGATTCAAAATCCTCGGGCAGGAAGTATGGGACGTGAGCGGACTTCGCTCCATGCTCGGCATCGTATCGCCCGACCTGCAGTTCACTTTTTCCCGGAAGATCACCGGGCGCGAGGTGGTCCTCTCCGGGTTCTTCGCCAGCGTCGGGCTCTACCATCACGAGGTCACCGCCGCGATGGAGGAGCGGGCCGACGAAGTCCTCGGGTTCCTGGAGGTCGAGCACCTCGGCAACCGTCCCATGACGGAGATGTCCACCGGCGAGGCGCGGCGTTTCCTGATCGGGCGGGCGCTGGTCCATGACCCGACAGCACTCATCCTCGACGAACCCACCGCAGGCCTCGACCTCCACGCTCTCCATTCTTTCCGCTCGGTGCTGCGAAAGATCGCCTGCTCGGGCACCGGCGTGATCCTGGTCACCCACAATCTCCACGACATCATCCCCGAGATCTCACGGGTGGTCATGATGAAGGACGGGCGGGTATATGGGGACGGTCCGAAGGAGGAGGTGCTGACCGACGGGGTGATCGGCGGGCTCTTCGATGTGCCGGTGCATATCAGGGAAGAGGGCGGGTGGTATTATGCGACCGGGTATTAG